One Proteinivorax tanatarense DNA segment encodes these proteins:
- a CDS encoding Cache 3/Cache 2 fusion domain-containing protein: MKNKIGLLVVYLLTILLVVGTLSYFSFQQNQAEKIEDEKEKVDFALNSVYTLIEYREKLVKKTISNKIDVAMDKLNNYGVLEVDYSEVADLNGVEAPNLKAGSVNLTGDNDFVDELSELVGGDFTVFVKEEDKFIRVSTTVLDDDGERITGTYIEDGTDIYNTVSQGESYYSRAWVANSWNITNYYPLEDKSGEVIGMIYSGLEEIDDNLKEILSDVKIGKTGYLYIMDSEKELVFSPTEKKHQIAEHAATDEIIEKANGSLEFRYQGEEKYARFKQFEPWDWHIVAVVKLSELTSTSKGLVNIIVVGGILTFIGLMVFTISRRGKNAKG; the protein is encoded by the coding sequence ATGAAAAACAAAATTGGACTTTTGGTAGTTTATTTATTAACAATACTACTAGTTGTAGGCACTCTATCCTATTTTAGTTTTCAGCAAAACCAAGCTGAAAAAATAGAAGATGAAAAGGAAAAAGTGGATTTTGCGCTAAACTCTGTCTATACCTTAATTGAATATAGAGAAAAGTTGGTCAAAAAAACTATTAGCAACAAAATAGATGTTGCTATGGATAAGTTAAATAATTATGGAGTTTTAGAAGTTGATTATAGTGAAGTTGCAGACTTAAACGGTGTTGAAGCTCCTAATTTAAAGGCTGGAAGTGTTAATTTAACCGGGGATAATGACTTTGTAGATGAGTTATCTGAGCTAGTAGGAGGAGACTTTACGGTATTTGTAAAAGAAGAAGATAAATTTATTAGAGTTAGTACCACTGTATTAGATGATGACGGAGAAAGAATTACAGGAACCTATATAGAGGATGGCACAGACATATACAATACTGTATCACAAGGGGAGAGCTATTACTCTAGGGCTTGGGTGGCCAATTCATGGAATATAACCAATTATTATCCCCTTGAAGATAAAAGTGGTGAAGTGATTGGGATGATCTACTCTGGGTTGGAAGAAATAGATGACAATCTTAAAGAAATTTTGTCGGATGTAAAGATTGGTAAGACCGGATATCTTTATATAATGGATTCAGAAAAAGAGCTAGTATTTTCTCCTACCGAAAAAAAACATCAAATAGCTGAACATGCTGCTACTGACGAGATAATTGAAAAAGCAAATGGCTCTTTAGAATTTAGGTACCAAGGTGAAGAAAAATATGCTCGTTTTAAACAGTTTGAGCCTTGGGATTGGCATATTGTAGCGGTGGTTAAACTGTCAGAACTAACTTCAACCTCTAAGGGTTTAGTTAACATTATCGTAGTCGGCGGTATATTAACTTTTATAGGGTTGATGGTGTTTACTATAAGTCGCAGAGGTAAAAATGCAAAAGGGTAA
- a CDS encoding monovalent cation/H+ antiporter subunit D family protein, giving the protein MNSTHFPIIIMSLFLIVGVSTPVIKKRFDNVVKFMLMGTFGVAIILSALTFLYVQAEGPFTYNFGNWSRQLGIEFAIDGFSALLTLLIVSVSAIVVLFSLEDIEHEVDSSKTLSYYTIVFTLIFAMVGITFSNDLFNIYVFMEILSLTSCGIISIKHKKVNFLASFRYLILNTLGSISFMFGIALLYMVTGHLNIVEVNNVIADVWQYYPTNILLAVGFMFTGLGIKAAMFPLHVWLPDAHSSAPTPSSALLSGLVVKVYVFTMAKIIFNVIGVEISQALDITTFLTYFAALSMIMGSIFAIGQKDIKRMLAYSSVAQIGYMFLGIGLATEFGLAAGFFHIFSHAMMKAALFLSAGTIIYKKNQRNITKLDGIGYEMPVTMTVFTIAALGMVGIPGIIGFMSKFYLGVAVLEAGQSGFIIVILLSSFLNAIYYLPIIISAFIKEDKSRIKTLILDKIPVTMLIPLVLLGFSCVLFGFFPNLLMDTIENVVPTFLN; this is encoded by the coding sequence ATGAATAGTACTCATTTTCCAATAATAATTATGTCCTTGTTTTTAATAGTGGGTGTATCCACTCCTGTAATAAAAAAGCGGTTTGACAATGTTGTAAAGTTTATGTTGATGGGTACTTTTGGCGTGGCAATTATTTTATCCGCTCTTACTTTTTTATATGTCCAGGCTGAAGGCCCCTTTACTTATAACTTTGGTAACTGGAGTAGGCAGTTAGGGATTGAGTTTGCCATAGATGGATTTTCTGCTCTTCTTACTTTGTTGATTGTGTCAGTGTCGGCAATAGTTGTGTTGTTTTCTTTAGAGGATATTGAGCATGAAGTAGATTCCTCGAAGACTTTGAGCTACTATACTATTGTATTTACTTTGATATTTGCAATGGTAGGAATTACTTTTAGTAATGATTTATTTAATATATATGTTTTTATGGAGATTTTATCTTTAACCTCTTGTGGAATTATTTCTATTAAACATAAAAAAGTCAATTTTTTGGCTTCATTTAGATATTTAATTCTAAATACTTTAGGGTCAATATCGTTTATGTTTGGAATTGCTTTGCTTTATATGGTGACGGGACATTTGAATATAGTAGAAGTTAATAATGTTATAGCAGATGTTTGGCAATATTATCCAACTAATATTTTATTGGCTGTTGGTTTTATGTTTACGGGTTTGGGGATAAAAGCGGCTATGTTTCCGCTTCATGTATGGCTTCCTGACGCCCACTCCAGTGCGCCGACTCCCTCTAGCGCTTTGCTATCAGGGTTAGTAGTAAAGGTTTATGTTTTTACAATGGCAAAGATTATCTTTAATGTTATCGGTGTTGAGATTTCCCAAGCATTGGATATAACAACTTTTTTAACGTACTTTGCGGCATTAAGTATGATAATGGGGTCTATTTTTGCTATAGGTCAAAAAGATATAAAGAGAATGCTAGCATATTCCTCTGTTGCTCAGATTGGATATATGTTTTTAGGTATAGGGCTTGCAACTGAATTTGGCTTAGCGGCTGGTTTTTTCCACATTTTTTCCCATGCAATGATGAAAGCAGCACTATTTTTAAGTGCAGGGACTATAATATACAAAAAAAATCAGAGAAACATTACTAAGCTGGATGGAATAGGATATGAGATGCCAGTGACTATGACGGTATTTACAATTGCTGCTTTAGGAATGGTAGGAATACCTGGTATAATAGGGTTTATGAGCAAGTTTTATTTAGGTGTTGCAGTTTTAGAAGCTGGACAATCAGGTTTTATCATAGTGATTCTTTTAAGTTCCTTTCTAAATGCCATTTATTATCTGCCGATAATCATTTCTGCATTTATTAAAGAGGATAAATCTAGAATTAAAACATTGATACTAGATAAAATCCCAGTAACTATGCTAATTCCTTTGGTTTTATTAGGTTTCAGTTGTGTATTATTTGGCTTTTTCCCTAATTTGTTAATGGATACTATTGAAAACGTTGTACCCACATTTTTAAATTAA
- a CDS encoding cation:proton antiporter subunit C: MELINELLDHINYVGAAVLFVIGLYTVLTHSNLLKKVIGINIMETSVFLFFVSIGYVAGGEAPIIGENSDAIYVNPLPSIIILTGIVVAISLTAYALSLIIRIYDEYGTLDMDEIMEIRSDLPNE; encoded by the coding sequence ATGGAGCTAATTAATGAGCTTCTAGATCATATAAATTATGTAGGAGCGGCTGTGTTGTTTGTAATAGGATTATATACAGTTCTTACCCATTCCAACTTGTTAAAAAAAGTAATAGGCATTAACATCATGGAGACATCGGTGTTTTTATTTTTTGTTTCTATAGGTTATGTAGCAGGGGGAGAAGCGCCTATAATTGGAGAAAATAGCGATGCTATTTATGTAAACCCCCTTCCCTCTATTATTATTTTAACCGGTATAGTAGTTGCCATAAGCTTGACTGCTTATGCTTTAAGTTTAATTATTAGAATTTATGACGAGTATGGCACATTAGATATGGATGAAATCATGGAAATAAGGAGTGATTTACCCAATGAATAG
- a CDS encoding MnhB domain-containing protein: MNDLIVKVISRLTIPFIQLYGIFIIMHGHLSPGGGFAGGAILGASIILLTLAFGLEGASKKMPHHVSKVIESSAILLLLALGMVGIVTGNNFLTNADAGFDLGQTGRILSAGFIPIATMAIGMKVASTLITLFHTIIEED, translated from the coding sequence ATGAATGATTTAATAGTAAAAGTAATAAGTAGATTAACGATTCCTTTTATTCAGCTATACGGGATTTTTATAATAATGCACGGGCATCTTTCGCCGGGAGGCGGTTTTGCCGGAGGTGCTATTTTAGGTGCTAGTATTATACTTTTGACTTTGGCCTTTGGGCTAGAAGGTGCATCAAAAAAAATGCCTCACCATGTGTCCAAGGTCATAGAATCCAGCGCAATTTTACTGCTTTTAGCCTTGGGGATGGTTGGCATTGTAACAGGAAATAATTTTTTAACCAATGCTGATGCTGGTTTTGATTTAGGTCAAACTGGCAGAATTTTAAGTGCTGGTTTTATACCTATTGCAACTATGGCTATAGGTATGAAGGTGGCAAGTACTTTAATAACGTTATTTCACACCATTATTGAGGAGGACTAG
- the mbhE gene encoding hydrogen gas-evolving membrane-bound hydrogenase subunit E — translation MKKGILAILLFGLLIVLISGILEMPALGSVDNPAYTEEVTEYYLENSIEDTNSPNVISALLTDYRFFDTLGETVVLFTGITVVVSVLKRGNAPQHGNEGEN, via the coding sequence GTGAAAAAAGGAATACTGGCGATATTGTTGTTTGGATTGTTGATAGTGTTAATATCAGGGATATTGGAAATGCCTGCCCTTGGCAGTGTCGACAACCCTGCCTACACTGAAGAAGTTACTGAATACTATTTAGAAAACTCAATAGAAGATACCAATTCACCTAATGTAATTTCAGCGTTACTAACAGACTACAGGTTTTTTGACACTCTAGGTGAAACAGTGGTGCTTTTTACAGGAATTACTGTAGTTGTATCGGTTCTAAAGAGAGGAAATGCACCTCAGCATGGAAATGAGGGGGAAAACTAA
- a CDS encoding hydrogenase subunit MbhD domain-containing protein, with translation MLVLNVVLILFLICCALAVERTKDLLSAVVIFGAYSVTMAVLWLLLKAPDIALTEAAMGAGVTTMLFVAVISRTRRTEK, from the coding sequence ATGTTAGTGCTAAATGTAGTTTTAATTTTATTTTTAATATGTTGTGCTTTAGCAGTAGAGCGTACAAAGGACTTGTTAAGTGCTGTAGTAATTTTTGGTGCATATAGTGTTACAATGGCGGTGCTATGGTTGCTTTTAAAAGCTCCCGATATCGCCTTAACTGAAGCTGCCATGGGTGCAGGGGTAACCACCATGCTTTTCGTAGCTGTCATTAGTAGGACAAGGAGGACTGAAAAGTGA
- the mnhG gene encoding monovalent cation/H(+) antiporter subunit G: MELIVNILSGTLLLAGAFFFLVGTIGLLRMPDVYSKMHATTKCDTLGAGLILLGLMVYSHGELDVAIKLFLVIVFIWLTNPTAAHIIAKADYNQKK, translated from the coding sequence ATGGAGTTGATAGTGAATATTTTATCAGGAACTTTATTGCTAGCGGGTGCTTTTTTCTTTTTGGTAGGCACAATAGGTCTTTTGAGAATGCCCGATGTTTATTCTAAGATGCATGCAACTACTAAATGCGATACTTTGGGTGCGGGGCTAATACTTTTAGGTCTTATGGTGTATTCTCATGGAGAATTAGATGTCGCCATAAAACTATTTTTGGTTATTGTTTTTATTTGGCTTACCAATCCCACTGCAGCACATATAATAGCAAAGGCAGACTATAACCAAAAAAAGTAA
- a CDS encoding monovalent cation/H+ antiporter complex subunit F — protein MIALIMQGILVFLALLAFVGLYVAYKGPKAAHRVIAINVIFTKVAIIIALLAIVNGQGAFVDVALVYAMMGFVATVSVSKYLEKGRLD, from the coding sequence ATGATAGCTTTAATAATGCAAGGGATACTAGTTTTTTTAGCTTTACTGGCTTTTGTTGGACTGTATGTAGCATATAAAGGGCCAAAGGCTGCTCATAGAGTAATAGCAATTAACGTTATTTTTACTAAAGTTGCCATTATTATAGCATTGTTAGCCATAGTTAATGGACAAGGAGCTTTTGTAGATGTGGCCCTTGTATATGCTATGATGGGCTTTGTCGCTACAGTGTCAGTTTCCAAATACCTAGAAAAAGGCCGATTGGATTAA
- a CDS encoding Na+/H+ antiporter subunit E: MQKKAGLLEMIVMFFPLLGFWLVLSPKVTMESIAIGFVVCWTILIYSRDILLRKEEMPLYSMKKLVIFFTYIPVLIIEIFKSGIYVAKIVLSPSLPVKPHFVKKKLSFKNDFIKVLYGNSITLTPGTLTVDIKENEFIIHALTDGVAEGLEDSPMEQYAKKMEE; encoded by the coding sequence ATGCAAAAAAAAGCTGGTCTTTTAGAAATGATTGTAATGTTTTTTCCATTGCTTGGTTTTTGGTTGGTGTTATCTCCAAAAGTAACAATGGAGTCTATAGCCATAGGGTTTGTGGTTTGTTGGACAATTCTTATTTACTCAAGAGATATATTGTTAAGAAAAGAAGAAATGCCGTTATATTCTATGAAAAAACTAGTGATTTTTTTCACCTACATTCCTGTTTTGATTATTGAAATATTTAAGTCAGGAATTTATGTAGCGAAAATAGTTCTTAGTCCTTCATTACCTGTAAAACCTCACTTTGTAAAAAAGAAGCTTAGCTTTAAAAATGATTTTATCAAAGTGTTATATGGTAATTCTATAACTTTAACGCCAGGGACCTTGACTGTAGATATTAAAGAAAACGAGTTTATTATTCATGCTTTGACTGATGGCGTAGCAGAAGGATTAGAAGATTCTCCTATGGAACAATACGCAAAAAAAATGGAGGAATAA
- a CDS encoding complex I subunit 5 family protein, with protein sequence MELQKQKNICSPRESKRSLNSLTAINNGIIFLLTIAALAVIFSMELGYFSNFRTELISFVYGFNGYVLLIIFIPLIFGTLAVLMFSNHEVLRDILVVNVTFITFIMMVITIPAVSEGVITLQVSEVLGLGLNFTLDMLALVLGLLTTIIWLMVTIYAPDYMNMEEHRNRFYLFLMLTFGFILGTILSGCLFTTFLFFEGMTFSSYMLVVHCETKKCIEAGDSYIYMGIMGGLCILLAMVLLFVNVGTLEYSNLAVELQNLGGIEYVILALFIVGFGVKAGLVPLHIWLPKAHPIAPTPASALLSGIMVKIGAYGMIRILTTFSFPEPYQVLEGFTDSVWITSQNIGFVLIWMGILTMGIGVFMALQQGNMKRMLAYHSVSQMGYIIMGIGVAVYLGYKGAMGYSGAVYHIINHALFKSLLFMVAGVVYLKIGTLDMYKMGGLWRKLPFTFAVSTIAALGITGMPLFNGFASKTLLHHAIEESFMYGHSSFKLAELLFVLISAGTACSFIKWTYYIFLGKCPENLKNVKGEYPMMNLAMSGIAIMIIFIGIFPNFLLDTIIIPSAESVTYDPEFIDNYIVDINIFARSDLLGMIPVYLMGLTIFCLGTKFHLFHLNFPRWLSVGYICALPLTVVLKAVEFFDKKINRKKQRSDKNSNINKKVTLNSENNKSGEGVINKFVSLVYKGANKVEYSIINCDIIIYSVVLTLMLVFLFVVK encoded by the coding sequence ATGGAACTTCAAAAGCAAAAAAATATATGCTCACCAAGAGAATCTAAAAGGTCGTTAAACTCCCTAACAGCGATTAATAATGGGATAATATTTTTGCTAACAATAGCAGCTTTGGCTGTTATCTTTAGCATGGAGTTAGGCTATTTTAGCAACTTTAGAACAGAACTAATTAGCTTTGTATATGGTTTTAATGGTTACGTGTTGTTAATAATATTTATACCTTTGATATTTGGAACCTTAGCTGTGTTAATGTTTTCAAATCACGAAGTTTTAAGAGATATTTTAGTAGTTAATGTAACCTTTATTACCTTCATAATGATGGTAATTACAATCCCCGCTGTATCTGAAGGTGTTATAACACTACAGGTTTCAGAAGTTTTGGGATTAGGTTTAAATTTTACTCTTGATATGTTAGCGCTGGTTTTAGGCCTACTCACCACCATTATATGGCTAATGGTTACTATATACGCTCCAGATTACATGAATATGGAAGAGCACAGGAACAGATTTTATCTGTTCCTGATGCTAACATTTGGCTTTATACTGGGAACAATATTGTCTGGTTGTCTTTTTACTACCTTTTTATTCTTTGAAGGAATGACTTTTAGTTCTTATATGCTAGTTGTTCATTGTGAAACAAAAAAATGTATCGAAGCCGGGGATAGCTATATTTATATGGGGATCATGGGAGGCTTATGTATACTGTTAGCAATGGTTCTTTTATTTGTAAATGTCGGCACCTTAGAATACTCAAACTTAGCTGTAGAGTTGCAAAACTTAGGCGGTATAGAGTATGTTATTTTAGCTTTGTTTATAGTCGGATTTGGCGTAAAGGCAGGGTTAGTGCCGTTGCATATTTGGTTGCCAAAAGCTCATCCTATAGCACCTACACCTGCTAGTGCATTACTGTCGGGCATAATGGTTAAAATAGGCGCATATGGGATGATTAGGATACTCACTACCTTCTCTTTTCCTGAACCTTATCAAGTACTGGAAGGATTTACAGATAGTGTTTGGATAACATCTCAAAATATAGGGTTTGTGCTAATCTGGATGGGTATTCTTACTATGGGAATTGGGGTATTTATGGCTCTCCAGCAAGGTAATATGAAAAGAATGTTAGCTTACCATAGTGTAAGCCAAATGGGTTATATTATTATGGGAATTGGTGTGGCGGTGTATCTTGGATATAAAGGGGCTATGGGGTATTCTGGAGCGGTGTACCATATTATAAACCACGCTTTATTTAAGAGCTTATTGTTTATGGTCGCTGGAGTAGTTTACCTTAAAATAGGCACTTTAGATATGTATAAAATGGGTGGATTGTGGAGAAAACTTCCTTTTACATTTGCAGTTAGCACTATTGCAGCTTTAGGAATTACTGGAATGCCGTTATTTAATGGATTTGCCAGTAAAACTTTACTACATCACGCTATAGAAGAATCTTTTATGTATGGTCATTCCTCTTTTAAATTAGCAGAACTTTTATTTGTGCTAATAAGTGCAGGTACAGCCTGTTCTTTTATTAAATGGACTTACTATATCTTTTTAGGCAAGTGTCCCGAGAATCTTAAGAATGTCAAGGGTGAATACCCCATGATGAATTTAGCGATGTCAGGAATAGCTATTATGATTATCTTTATAGGGATATTCCCCAATTTTTTGCTAGATACAATTATAATACCCTCAGCTGAAAGTGTAACATATGACCCTGAATTTATAGACAACTATATTGTTGATATTAATATTTTTGCTCGATCAGATTTGTTAGGGATGATACCAGTTTATTTGATGGGGTTAACTATATTTTGTTTAGGAACCAAGTTTCATTTGTTTCACTTAAACTTTCCTAGGTGGTTGAGTGTAGGTTATATTTGTGCGTTACCTTTGACTGTAGTGCTAAAAGCGGTTGAGTTTTTTGATAAAAAAATAAATAGGAAAAAACAGCGATCAGATAAGAATAGTAATATAAATAAAAAGGTTACTTTAAATAGTGAAAATAACAAAAGCGGAGAAGGAGTTATAAACAAATTTGTAAGCCTTGTATACAAAGGAGCTAATAAGGTAGAGTACTCTATTATAAACTGCGATATAATCATATATTCTGTGGTACTTACTTTAATGTTGGTTTTTTTATTTGTTGTCAAATGA
- the fdhF gene encoding formate dehydrogenase subunit alpha, whose product MITIKINGRPVQCEEGISVFNAARLNDINIPTLNYDERFDMKTVDSGADLSIVEIKGEESLVDSTDVIVKDNLEIWTESDNVVRARQEILKEILADHPLDCLTCEKSGHCDLQTYCYKYDVQGPDYFRENIAPKELFDKNPFYYIDREKCIACGKCVEICTQLQGVEGLSLVRQGIQGYVKAPQNIERELTKTDCVSCGNCVSNCPVGALMPKAKHKYRYWETEKVETTCSYCGVGCQLELSTKDDKIVEVNPVKGKLNQGLLCVKGKFAFDFINHPDRLSKPLVRENGELIEATWEKAYQKIADKITEIKEQDGPDAIGGFSSARALTEDNYMMTKFFRAGIGTNNVDHCARLUHSSTVAGLATTLGSGAMTNSIEEIDKAEVIFLTGTNTEENHPVIGARIRRAVKKGAKLIVADPRKISLEDVSDVFLQIKPGTSIALSNGMLNVILEEGLEDKEYIEKNTEDFQQLKEVLKKYTPEKVAEICEVDAEDIRKAARMYAKYDRGSIMYCMGITQHHKGTDGVISLSNLALVTGNLGREGTGINPLRGQNNVQGACDMGALPIVYTGYQPVADKKAQEKFEKAWGTKLSGENGMTMTHMMKHAESGKIKMLYIMGENPVLSDPDTNHVIKGLKESFLVVQDIFLTETAELADVVLPAAAFAEKDGTFVNTERRVQRVRKAVSAPGEAKPDWQIFVELMRTLGYENNFETAEEVFEEIRAVTPSYAGITYERIKDEGIQWPCPNEEHPGTKFLHSNQPARGKGLLVPVEFEETPELSDKGNYPYIMTSGRVLYQYHTSTMTGKTEGVNKLVNETFVEISPNTAEKLGIENGEVVKVTSPRGEIKPRAFITELVSDKVVSVPFHFKDGANVLTNSELLDAKASIPSLKVTGVNIEKLG is encoded by the coding sequence ATGATAACGATTAAAATTAACGGACGACCTGTTCAATGTGAAGAGGGAATAAGTGTTTTTAATGCAGCTCGCTTAAACGACATAAATATACCAACTTTAAATTATGACGAACGCTTTGATATGAAAACTGTAGATAGTGGGGCTGACTTAAGTATTGTTGAAATAAAAGGAGAAGAGAGTTTAGTTGATTCTACTGATGTAATAGTAAAGGATAATTTGGAAATTTGGACAGAATCGGACAATGTAGTTAGAGCTAGACAAGAGATTCTTAAAGAGATTTTAGCTGATCATCCTTTAGATTGTTTAACCTGTGAAAAGTCGGGGCATTGTGATTTGCAAACGTATTGCTATAAATACGATGTTCAAGGCCCTGACTATTTCAGAGAAAATATAGCTCCAAAGGAACTTTTCGACAAAAATCCTTTTTACTACATTGATAGAGAGAAATGTATCGCCTGCGGAAAATGTGTAGAAATCTGCACGCAGTTACAGGGTGTAGAAGGGTTATCTCTAGTAAGACAAGGAATACAGGGGTATGTTAAAGCTCCCCAAAACATTGAGAGAGAGTTAACCAAGACAGATTGTGTATCCTGTGGAAACTGTGTTTCAAACTGTCCAGTAGGGGCATTGATGCCCAAAGCAAAGCATAAATATAGGTACTGGGAAACAGAAAAAGTTGAAACTACCTGTTCGTACTGTGGAGTTGGTTGTCAGCTAGAACTTTCCACTAAGGATGACAAGATAGTAGAGGTCAATCCCGTAAAAGGCAAGTTGAATCAAGGTTTACTTTGTGTAAAAGGCAAGTTCGCTTTTGATTTTATTAACCACCCTGATAGACTAAGCAAACCACTTGTAAGAGAAAATGGTGAGCTTATAGAAGCAACTTGGGAGAAAGCTTACCAAAAAATAGCGGATAAAATAACTGAAATTAAAGAACAAGATGGACCCGATGCTATCGGTGGATTTTCTTCCGCTAGAGCTTTAACAGAAGATAATTATATGATGACTAAGTTTTTTAGGGCAGGTATCGGTACAAACAACGTTGATCACTGTGCTCGACTCTGACACAGCTCTACAGTTGCAGGTCTTGCAACTACACTTGGAAGTGGAGCTATGACAAATAGTATCGAAGAAATAGACAAGGCAGAAGTTATATTCTTAACAGGTACAAATACAGAAGAAAATCACCCTGTTATTGGAGCGCGTATTAGAAGAGCCGTTAAAAAAGGCGCCAAATTAATAGTAGCTGATCCTCGCAAAATTTCACTGGAGGATGTATCTGATGTATTTTTGCAAATTAAACCAGGTACCAGTATTGCATTATCAAATGGAATGCTAAATGTGATTTTAGAGGAAGGTCTAGAGGACAAAGAGTATATTGAGAAAAATACTGAAGATTTCCAGCAGTTGAAAGAAGTATTGAAAAAATACACCCCAGAAAAGGTAGCAGAGATCTGTGAGGTAGATGCAGAAGATATCCGAAAAGCTGCCAGAATGTACGCTAAATACGATAGAGGAAGTATTATGTACTGCATGGGAATAACTCAACATCATAAAGGAACAGACGGTGTTATCAGTCTATCTAATCTAGCTTTGGTTACTGGCAACTTGGGGAGAGAAGGAACAGGAATTAACCCGCTAAGGGGTCAAAACAACGTACAGGGAGCCTGTGATATGGGTGCTTTACCTATCGTTTATACTGGATATCAGCCTGTTGCCGATAAAAAAGCTCAGGAAAAGTTTGAAAAGGCTTGGGGAACAAAGCTATCTGGGGAAAATGGAATGACCATGACCCATATGATGAAACATGCAGAAAGCGGAAAAATTAAAATGCTTTACATTATGGGAGAAAACCCTGTGTTATCCGATCCCGATACAAACCATGTAATTAAGGGGCTAAAAGAAAGTTTCTTAGTTGTACAGGATATATTTTTAACGGAGACAGCAGAGCTTGCTGATGTTGTTTTACCAGCTGCTGCCTTTGCAGAAAAAGATGGAACTTTTGTTAATACCGAAAGAAGAGTCCAAAGGGTAAGAAAAGCAGTGAGCGCTCCTGGAGAAGCAAAACCAGATTGGCAAATATTTGTTGAACTAATGAGAACTTTAGGATATGAGAATAACTTTGAAACTGCAGAAGAGGTATTCGAAGAAATAAGAGCTGTAACTCCATCTTATGCTGGTATCACATACGAACGCATTAAAGATGAAGGAATTCAGTGGCCTTGTCCAAATGAAGAGCATCCAGGTACCAAATTCTTACACTCAAACCAGCCAGCAAGGGGTAAGGGCTTGCTAGTGCCGGTTGAATTTGAAGAAACGCCGGAGTTATCTGATAAAGGTAATTATCCTTATATTATGACCAGCGGCCGTGTCCTATATCAATACCACACCTCGACAATGACTGGTAAAACAGAGGGCGTAAACAAACTTGTCAATGAAACCTTTGTAGAAATCAGTCCTAACACAGCAGAAAAGCTTGGGATAGAAAATGGAGAAGTGGTAAAGGTAACTTCACCAAGAGGTGAAATAAAACCTAGAGCGTTTATAACAGAGTTAGTTTCTGACAAAGTAGTTAGCGTACCTTTCCACTTTAAAGATGGAGCAAACGTGTTAACTAACTCCGAACTATTAGATGCTAAAGCTAGTATTCCAAGTTTGAAGGTTACAGGTGTTAATATAGAAAAACTGGGTTAA